The window TATGTAGACCATAGTTAAATGCTTTGACCGGGATTTTATGTAGTAATATAGCTAAAATGATGGTATCATATACTCTTTTAATCTGTATCTTGTTTCATAATTAGGTTTTACTTGTCAACACGAACTTCAAACTGGCTTTGGGCTTCTTCTGTAACTCTCACAAAGGTAAGATTAAGACTTTAATTTTTACATTAGTTGTGGAAATTACCATTTTAATAGTTTATACCAGGAGAGAAAGTAACCATTGATCCCTAGTTATCATGAAATATCCCAATTTTAATAATTTCTATCTTATTGATCCTCCATCTTGTTAATAGTAACTTTTTTATTCACTAGTATCAAAATAGGAAGCCATGTAGTGATATTCTATCAAAAAGATTAAAGAAAGAAAAAGGTAAACCGATGAAATAGATCATCATTCTTTAAATTCTTAGCATTGTcttgttaaaatatatataacttcccaactatatttgtataattagTTGGTACTTGCAGGGGGTAAGAAGTCGAGAACAAGAAGAACGAATATCAAGCCAAGTTTTAATCAAGGTATGTGATAAGTAGAGAATCCTAGAATTGAAGATACTACCATTATAAATATAGAATTTTAAACTAATTGATATTGTATGCTAATGAAAAACAGGCAATTGCAGATGCTTGCAAGGTTCCAAGTTCCATATCATTTGTTTCAGATTTGGATGAAAATGAAGTTCCTTGTATAAGTGAACAGTGTTTTGATGAAGACCAAGAACTAGAACAATTAATACATGGCAAAATAGACTTCAAAGTTTTTCCATTTGACAATGGTAATAACGTTCAATATGCATTCTTCCAAGTCTTGTGTACAGATAAACTGAAATCATTTTCTGTTAATCTATTTTATGAAATCAGTATCAACTGGAGAAAGGAAAGTAATTCTTTCTGGATCGTTTAACCCTCTACATGATGGTCATCTTAAGCTGTTGGAAGTTGCAATGAGGTATGTTGACTTGTGGTTGACTATTTATTGTACTCTGCAACTGTACTTGACACTTATAAAAATGTTCTCGTTCTTATATGATTACACATGCTTCATAAGCTTCTCATTTTTACATATGAGTTCATAATAACATTTCTAATGGTTGATTTATTTGTGCAGTTTGTGTAGTGATGGGTATCCATGCTTTGAGCTGTCAGCCATAAATGCAGACAAAGATCCTTTGACTGTTGCAAAGATTAAAGAACGTGTTAAACAGTTTGAAAAAGCTGGTGAGCTCGAGTTTTTAGGGGATTTTTTTTAAGATATGGTAACTGTTTGTAAAAGTCGGTTGAGTCGGTCAACACATCGTTTTGCGGACTAATTTGTTCCGTTTTACCCCAAAACGCTGAAAAAGTAGGTCAAAGTTGGAGTGAGTCGGCcaaagtcagtcaaagtcaaaAATTGGTCAAGATTTTAATATAATCTTTTAAATTAGATTTTGTGCCCTATGTCTATGTTTTAAACATGTATGTGTTATGTTTGATATATtaatgtgtaatatatatataggggcaggatcaatgtggaagtaaccaatcggggggaagcaaaaaaatttttttttttttcgttttttttggaatttttttttccggcatcaagatcacacgaaaatatgaacatttagaagagacacttcgtgatgaatgttattatttaggcgggaaaacgatcgacaaaaataacattcaagataatattgttcgtgaagaatatatgaacgtttttttttcatgttttgtgaagtaaaatttagctcgatttagagtttagggtttagggtttggtgttttgggtttatggaaggtttggtgttttgggtttattccataaacccaaaacaccaaaccctaaactctaaaccgttcgtgttaaaaacttaatctaaatcctaaatctaaaccctaaatctaaaccctaaaccctaaatttctaaaccctaatatctaaaccctataaaccctaatatctaaacctcaatagctaaaacctcaacatacgctcgaaaaacacgataattgttatatattacttcttcgagcgttttcccgccaaaataaaaacatttatcacaaagtctctctagtaaatgttcatattttcatcccatctataatgttcgtaaacaaagttttttcaaaaaacgaaaaaaaaaaaaatttttgcttccccccggttccccccgattggttacttccctcttgatcctaccactatatatatatatatatatatatatatatatatatatatatatatatatatatatatatatatatatatatatataatatatgttcaatttatttattactaaaagtcaacgttgCTGCCCGACTCGTCTCCTTCTTGTCCCCGACCGACTCATCCCCGActtgcgacttttacaaccttgaatATGATGAACCGTGGTTCTTAAATTAGGTGCTTTTGTTTGTTATTTAAATTAAAACAATAATCATTGTTTGGTTTTCTCGTACATGTCATAATGAGTTATCTATATAATCACACTAATTGGCACCAACTTAGACATTGAATATCGTGTTTAACAGTTTGAAAAAGCTGGTGAGCTCCAGTTTTTAggggatttttatttttttttaatatgatTAACCCTGGTTGTTAATTTGGGTGTTTTTTTTTTccaaattaagattaatattaacatTGTTTACAATAATAATTGTTTTGCAAATGCAGAAAAAACAGTGATTATTTCTAATCAGCCATTATTTTATAAGAAAGCAGAGCTTTTTCCCGGCAGTGCTTTTGTAATCGGTGCTGATACTGCTGCAAGGCTTATAGATGTAAGTCCAATCAGTCACCAATAaagggtatttttattattattattgttttttttgTTATTATGCTCTCAAAATTCACTAATAACTTTGAAATCTCTTCATGTTGTACCAGCCAAAGTACTATGGGGGCAACTATAATAATATGATAGATACACTTCTTGGATGTAAAAGAACAGGATGCACTTTTCTTGTAGGTGGTCGAAAAATGGATGGTGTTTTCAAGGTTGGATACAATAC of the Rutidosis leptorrhynchoides isolate AG116_Rl617_1_P2 chromosome 5, CSIRO_AGI_Rlap_v1, whole genome shotgun sequence genome contains:
- the LOC139847758 gene encoding uncharacterized protein — encoded protein: MTDSLIRTLVEAIHSTPTQAVIYFSGGASQALSWLASVPGASNTLLEVIVPYSRISMIQLLGKLPVQFTSKETAEDMALVAYNRALKLSKPGFPVVGVGFTGSLATTRPKLGDHRFYLSTRTSNWLWASSVTLTKGVRSREQEERISSQVLIKAIADACKVPSSISFVSDLDENEVPCISEQCFDEDQELEQLIHGKIDFKVFPFDNVSTGERKVILSGSFNPLHDGHLKLLEVAMSLCSDGYPCFELSAINADKDPLTVAKIKERVKQFEKAEKTVIISNQPLFYKKAELFPGSAFVIGADTAARLIDPKYYGGNYNNMIDTLLGCKRTGCTFLVGGRKMDGVFKVLEDFDIPRELEDMFISIPVDKFRMDISSTEIRKNQGV